The Acidobacteriota bacterium genomic sequence GTAGCCTTGTCCGGTTTCGGGGTGCAGGCAGTCGACGATTTCCTCCTGTCCCTGGCGGTAGAAGTAGACCAGCCGGGAGCCGTGAATGGCCGGTGAGGTGTAGCCGGTCCCCTTGGCCAGTTCCCAGACCAGGGGCGGCCCCCCGTCCGGCCAATCCTTGAGCAGGCGGGTCTCGGTGGAAACCCCGTCGTGGGACGGTCCCAGGAAAGAGGTCCAATCGTGGGTGACGGCTCCCGGGGGCAGGGGCTTGGGCTTGATGTGAAAGCGAACACCGGGGTGAGTTTCCGGTGAAGGAGGGTTGCCTTTGGCGGATGCCAGCAGCGGAGCGGCTCCGGCGGTCCACCCATGGGCCGGCAAAGACCGATCGCCCGTTTGACAGGCGCTCTGGCCGAGCCAGATTCCGGCCAGCATGAATCCCAGCAATGGTCGTCTCATCGCTCCTTCTCAAGTTCGGGAGGCCGCAGCCAACGCGGAATGATACCTCTTGTGAGGAGTGCAGACCACGGGTGAGACAGGCAAGTCAATACCGCACCTGAGTAGGTCGCCCTCTGTCCTCGCCGCGCAGCCAGATGAAGACCGGGGCGTGGGGTTCTGGCGAAGGCCAGGGCAGGGCGATCCGCAGGGTCTGTTTTTTGGGGTCGTCCGGGAACGGGGTGGGGATGCCCGCAACGGGGCGACCCCGGCTCTCGTCCCAACCCGCCCTGACGATGTGGTGCAGCTCCTCTCCGGTAAGGATACCCTCGTAGAGCGATTCCCCCAGCTTTGTGCCGGTCAGGACGAATCGCTCGATCCTGGGCAAGCGGACCACCCGGCCCAGGGGGTGCGGGTCGGATGATCCGGTGGTCTCGTTGCGGACCACCACCGCCAGGGAGCAGTCGGTGGCGCTCAGGCTGCCCGGGTCCAGCGAGAGAAACAGGGTGTCCCTCCCGGTGATGTCCAGCCTGGTGACGCCTTGGGGTTGGCCCGGGACAAGCGTGAGCCTGGATTGGAATTGCCCGTCGCTCCGGCATCCGAGTTGCAAGGAGGCCAGGGGAAGCAGGCGCTCCACCTCGATGGCGAAGCTGACCGGGAGACCGGCCGGGATCTCACCCTCGCGCAGTCCCAGCCCGGCCTTGGGCGGGAAGGAGGTGTTGGCGCGCGCAACTGCCGGCCGGCGCCCCACCACCTGCAATGCCTCCTTCAGCACGACCGGAGCTTCCATTCCGGTGACCCTCAAGGTGATGGGGAGGAGATCTCCCTGTTGGGCCGCATTCTCCAGATAGGCCATGACGCCACGCCGTTCAAGCTCCTGCGTCGCCGGCGACAGCGGCGCCAGTTCCCATCGGGCCTTGGCGCTCTCCAGCCCGTCGATGCGCTCCAGGCCGCTTCCCTCCAACAGGAGTCGCTGGCTTTCTTCTCCCAGATTGACTTTGAGAGGGAGATTGGAGAGTCGAGGCAGCGGGGGATGAACCTGCAAAGGAAGAACCTGAGGGTCGGCGTCAGCCTGGAAGATTTTCAGTCCGTAGTGGCCGGAGGCAAGCCCGTCGGTATCGAGTGCGAAGGCCAGTTGTGGCTGACGTCCGTCGGGAGTCCTTGAAGACAACAGGAAGGCAAGCGGCGTGGTGGATTGCCCCAATGGGTTGGACTTCACCAACTCCAGCTTTTCGACGAACTGGAAGTCGGCCCCCGTCAACTCAATGCGGACACGCCCGCTTTTGGTCACCAGCCTGTGTTGGGATTGGGGCGTCACCCGGGCCAGGGTCAGGTCGCCCAGGCGATGAAGGCGAAACCGGCCGGTCAGCTCAAAGGGCTCCCAATCCCAGGAAGCGGCAAGAGTGTACTCCCCCGGAGGGAGGACCTCTTTTCCGGTGTCCAGTTTCAGGGCACGCAGCGACGGCTGTAGCGCAACCCCCACGGCAAATTGCCGGCTGCTCCCGGCCTGGATCAGCTTCCAGTCGTGGGCCCGCGGCAACTGCCTCCAGTCGGAAGCGTCCTCTGCCCAGATCCGTAGCAGGGCCTCCCGGGCTATGGGAAGGTGAGCGTCGGAGGCCACGCTGACCTGCGGCGGCCCCCGGGAGGGGACGCGCAGGGCCCACAGGTAGGCGATCCTGGCCCGGCCCTTGGCGGGTCGCCGTTGGGAGCAGAGCTGGATGTCGTGAGGGGGAACGTTCTGGGCGAAGGCCGAGCGGAAGTCGGTCCCGGGTGAGATCAAAGTCCTCAGGTTCTGAAACAGGGCCACCCCGCCGGTGGCAAGCAGAGCCGAGTTCCCCAAAAACATTGTGGCCAGGGAAGCGGCCAGACCGGCCGATTGTCGTATTCGGTGAGCCGGCTGGGGATTGAGCGGGTCGTAGGTCGCCAGCGACGGCAACAGCGTGCCCAACAGCAGGGCTGCCTGTTGATCGGCCGGCGCCTTGGGGTCGATGCGGGGCAGGCTGACGTTGTGCCGGGCCGAGAATCCCTGCAGCACGGCGTCCAGGGGTTGGGAGTTGTCGGGGGAGCGTTCCCAGGCTGCCAGCGCTTCCACCAGGGCTCCCACCTGGGCCGTCTGCTGGGCGTAGTCGGCGAGCTGGGTGATGACGTCCTCGTTGTTCCTGACCAGGGCCTTGACCTTCTTGACGTTCAGCCCCCGAGGACCGTAAACGGCCGCCACCACCTCGACGTCGAAGGGAACCTCCCACTGGGTGGCTGCCGCGGCCGGCCTGGGGTCCAGGACCACCCATTCCTTTTCGGGGCTGCTCCCGGCGGCGATCAGCACCAGGGCGATGCTGGCCTGGCGCTTGCGGTCGGACTGCTGGCGAACCGGGATGTAGAGCAGCTTCCGGCCTTTCTCCAGTCGATTGACCCCGGCCAGCGGGCGCGCTCTCACTTTGGGCGCGGGTTGCACCAGAAAACGAAATTGGCCGATGGATTGTCCGCCGGCGCAGACGGGCGGTTCGGCCGCCACCGCGGGCCGGCACAGGGTCAGGGCCAGACCCAGCCCCATCGACAGCGCTGCAGGAATCGTAGGCAATTCAACCTCCCTCGGGATCCATGATCGCCTATCCGGGAGAGGATTGAAAGTGCCAAAAAGAGTTGATTTTGGCGGTTTGTGGTTCGTGGATTGTGGTTAGCCGGCACTTCTGTAGTAACCGTAGCGCCTGGGGGGATAGAGCCTACGTGACAGGGCAAGCCTTCTTTACAGATTCGACGACATAGGTTCGCAGGAGCTTGTCATGCCAGGCCTGATTGTCCTTGTCAATCAACATCTACAAGAAGCCAAGAAAGAATACGAGGCACGAGAGTGCTCGTCCGACGGTCTCGCGGATAAGCATCGTAAAAAAATCAGCGTTGCGGCCGTCTTCCTTGACGACGCGCATTCCCAGGAGCTTTTTGCCTGGGGTTGTCCCCTTGGTACAGAGGAATAAGGCACAGGCGACGTATACAAGGAAGGCGAACGAAACGACCTGAAGGAATGTAGAAAGTGATGTGTTGAGATGCGCAGATGAGAGCGACCCCATCCACAAGTATAGGAAGGTCGAAAACTGGACCGGGACATCAATCGCAAGTGCGATCAACCGCTTGATGGGCGGAGCCAGACGACCAATCTACGGATTGACTACACTTACGTGGCAAATCGCACACCAGCGAATTACGGGCGGGAATTCAGCTTCACAAGACGGGCACGTGCTCATCAGTGCATCCTCCTTTCGGGTTCTGCCTGATCGTTCGTCCTCGCACTCCCAAAGGATTCCTCCATTTGCCTGGTCGACGCCTGCAGCGCCGCGTCAAAAGCCGCCAGGTCAGCCGGCGTGTTCCAGACCGTGGGATGGCGGTATCTGACTCCGCTAGCCGCTTTCTGCTTCAGTGCGCTGGTGGGGTTCCCCGAGGTCGGCGGGACCCATTCGTTGTCCCCGAAGAGGACCATCTTATCGTAGACGTCATCGATGTCCAGGGGGAGGCTGTTGTGCGCGGCGATATACCCGACTACATACTTCCTGAGATGCTCGCTTGCCGCCACATAGTCTCCCGACTGACTCGCCATGGCGTAGGCAATGTCCCGGTGAATGGCGGGGTAGATGCTTCGCTTATCTTGCTCGGCCGCCGTTACCAATAGGCCGCTAGCTTCGGCCAGCTTCTCCTCCGTCCGGGCGACCATGCGATAAGTTCGTCCCAGCGCCCACAGCAGCCTCGGGTCATGCGGCCGGTAGACGCGTGCTTTTTCCAGAAGTCGGATCGCCAGGTCGTGGCGGTCGCTGCGCTCAGCCATGAGGATGCCGGTATCGCGCATCAAGCCAGAAATGACGCTGCTGAATCGTGGTGTTCCTGTTGCAAGTCCACCTCCAGCTCGCTTTTCTTCGATCGCTGACCTGAGGTCCTGGGCGAGTAGCACCCTGAGATTCTCTGCCCGGACGTGGTCCCGTGGATGGGAGCCAAACAGTGAGTGTGCGATCTTCCTTCTGACGTTCCACTTCCCGAATCGCTCATGCTGCCTTTCCCAAAACCGAGCGGCCTCCTCCGGATCGAAGCCCCGCGCTAGCGCGAGTTCGGTTCCGATCCGGTCGGCCTCCTTCTCATGCTCCTTGCTGAATTTGGATTGGATCACCAAATTGACCAAGGATGCGCCGACCGTGCCGACGGCTGCCCCGGTCGCGGCTCCCTTGAGTGTACCGAGTGTGCCGCCCTTCTTTCTTCCGAGGAAACCGCCCAGTGCCGCGCCGGCAGCGGCGCTGATCATCTTGTTGCGGCGCTGGTCGGAGCGCTGTTTGCGCAGCGATTCCAAGGCGTGCTCCTGGATCACGTGTCCGATCTCGTGGCCCAGCACCATGGCCAACTGGGCCTCGTTTTCGACGTGTGCCAGCATGCCGGTCGTGAGGTAGATCCTCCCATCCGGCAGTGAGGACGCGTTCGGGTAGATGTCCTGGACAACCCGAAACGAAAACGTGGTCGACGCTGCGGTTCCCGGAGGAACCAAGCTCTGGCCGAGGGAGCTGACGTAGCTCTGGACTAAGGAGTCCGAGTACTTGCGCGTTATCATCGCCTCAGCGTACCTGTCCGCCAGGGGCCTAACTTCCTTCAGCAATTGCTGACGTTTCTCTGCCTGTTCCGCTACCTTCTGCCGGGACTTCATGGCCCGCCTCTGCTGCTTTGCCCGGTCCTGTGCGAGCGCAGGTAGGTCGGACCCTGCCCCGATAAGCACTGCTGCAAGCGCGAGAATGTAAGTCTTCATGGGTACATTCCTCCCTTTCCAGCACAGGAAGACCGCGGACCGCAAGAGCCACCGCATGCAAGTACCATACCCGCCACCGGGAGGGTGGCCTCCTTCTTCTCAGCCGAGGATAGATCCTGTATTTGATGGATTGCAGGACAAAATAAACGATGCAGGTGATTTCGGAGTGACGGTGAACACCAATGCCGTGGTAATACGGTGAAGTTCTACAAAAAATCTTTATCTGTAACGCTCAGGCAGCTCATTCGACATCAAGAAAGGCTGCGGACTACTCCTGGCCCGGCACCAAGGCGCTGTCGCCGCTGCGCTCGCCAGGCCTACCTCCATCGTTAACCACCCCGTAGGTAACAAACAGGTTGCTGCCCGAGGTTTTCCTCACCTGAACATAACCTTGACCGATATCGCCGAGAATCCCATTTTCCTGCATCCAACGGCGGGGCCCGAGGGTCACGCTCTTTGTTCTCGGTTGAGACTCCCCGCTGCCGTCGTAAATGGTGATCTCGAAAGTGATGGGGCTGTCGTCGATCTTACCGGTATTGACCAGGGCCAGGTTACTCCGGTTCTCCGCGTTTTGCTGCAGACCGTAGATCCAGGCGTTTTCAATCGAAGTCGAGCCGTATGGCACCGCGTTATATAAGAGGCTGTGTAGTCCCCCTCTCTTGTCCGGAGCTCCCGTCCGCGCCCCGATCACGATCCCGCTCATGTCCCCTTGGGCGACTGTGGCGAACAGGGCTCCCACAAGGGGGCGACGGGTTGCACCAATCCCAGCTACGTCCTGCTTTCGCAGCCGGTCGATGATCCCGGGAATGATCCGCTGCTCACCGGCCTCAAGCCTTAGACTGAAGCTGGCCGTGTCGTGATTGGTCTCAATCGCCTCGGCCACGACGCGGAAATCCATCGTCTTGGGAACCGGGGAGAAGTTCGTCACGCTCAACTCACTGTTGAAGTTTCCGCTTTCTATGATGACGGGCAGGGTCTGTCCCCTCTTGCCCACCAGAAAGTCCGCCCGGACCGGAAGCACGAACGACCCGTCCGAGTTGAAGTTGTCATTGATGACCCCGTAGGCATAGTAAGGCGCTGGCCCACTCACTCGTTCGACCTTGACA encodes the following:
- a CDS encoding M48 family metallopeptidase — its product is MKTYILALAAVLIGAGSDLPALAQDRAKQQRRAMKSRQKVAEQAEKRQQLLKEVRPLADRYAEAMITRKYSDSLVQSYVSSLGQSLVPPGTAASTTFSFRVVQDIYPNASSLPDGRIYLTTGMLAHVENEAQLAMVLGHEIGHVIQEHALESLRKQRSDQRRNKMISAAAGAALGGFLGRKKGGTLGTLKGAATGAAVGTVGASLVNLVIQSKFSKEHEKEADRIGTELALARGFDPEEAARFWERQHERFGKWNVRRKIAHSLFGSHPRDHVRAENLRVLLAQDLRSAIEEKRAGGGLATGTPRFSSVISGLMRDTGILMAERSDRHDLAIRLLEKARVYRPHDPRLLWALGRTYRMVARTEEKLAEASGLLVTAAEQDKRSIYPAIHRDIAYAMASQSGDYVAASEHLRKYVVGYIAAHNSLPLDIDDVYDKMVLFGDNEWVPPTSGNPTSALKQKAASGVRYRHPTVWNTPADLAAFDAALQASTRQMEESFGSARTNDQAEPERRMH